GCGGGCCACGGACGTCGTCCGCATCCAGATCGCGGCCGAGGCCGGTGCCCAGGCCCTTGAGGTACGCCTCCTTGCGGGCCCACAGCCGCGCGAAGACGGCCGGCCGGTCCTGCGGGGACGCGGCCTCGACCTCCTGGCGCTCCGCCGGGTGCAGCACCTTCGCGAGTTCCTCCGCGGTCCCGGCCTTCGGTAGGGGCTCCGCGTCGACGCCGACGGGGACGGGCGCGACGCCGATCACGACCAGGCCCCGGGTGTGCGACAGCGAGAACTCCGGTGCCGCCGCCGACCGCAGGACGGGCCGCCCGTGCGGACCGTCGCAGCACGGGCAGGGGGCCCGGTCGAAGCGCAGCGCGCCGGGT
This is a stretch of genomic DNA from Streptomyces sp. R44. It encodes these proteins:
- a CDS encoding 4'-phosphopantetheinyl transferase superfamily protein — protein: MGTSLTPSRGTGADDTLDVRVWALPVPPPSAALDPGVLDEEERRRAAAFVRDEDRHLYGFAHIALRTVLAALTGIAPGALRFDRAPCPCCDGPHGRPVLRSAAAPEFSLSHTRGLVVIGVAPVPVGVDAEPLPKAGTAEELAKVLHPAERQEVEAASPQDRPAVFARLWARKEAYLKGLGTGLGRDLDADDVRGPLPGWHLTDLAVGPGHAAAVAVASPAPYEVRVHRGLPG